The Plasmodium knowlesi strain H genome assembly, chromosome: 5 genome has a window encoding:
- a CDS encoding vacuolar protein sorting-associated protein 9, putative has translation MYSRSYLCEDDEWGMNGGGEVPFHARGREGKGNKLTREEGEVIRGEVIRGEVSRGEVSRGEVIRGEVNGGDFFCGYLEGTHGKAAQLDTTGNVSSECEAKLVRGNSKENLPRGGNHHHSRRYVSVRHTSIQGGTSMRCSTDRNSSGSALWFDSNESVPSQGGRKGKEKQKGKGINQAVDNGQRLNQVDGKMNSSFDLWESSNSLDHPNGEVQHLEEDHLLRRKTNLYNYKFSDEGEIFSQGGTFGDLSQCSEPPSGEIKRKKENSHVCIKQKSTKEVSTSGRRGLSSSHRNEGKKIPSTGNLHHSNSSMGTHESGNARGSVSSLRNHEVDHPTEEEKITQPKKEGASVKGTNRLMRSISTTLSERSGDPNRQSGVIMSRTRGDGLGGTRRSIAGVDSKGDSVKVKSKRNNNKNRSEKNNKKRNNKLVSSSDEGGNVLDTTEISEESKFFHEIKEYLNYKNRMGMLDGEDAIDTVKADNTIDVVPVVDSVDVVDSVDVDDPSSEVPTQRGDNNPLQWNMQLRRSEGVAKRINVSRKKQLTRRSFPSEENAISKEGSYSSSGDGVPKCSAREKHTDLVSHEGSGGVKFVSQKVVNMHQREEEEGGGHIAKECMEGNAWVACPSEGYTKLTPGLEKNEHAEGMMNFSEEEKEKKMLHSVNYLGIKGKEPVGGDLPHGRMEKSHPLIIDLALAEETERSECREVAASTHVRDGDKHFTEINANDKHHDEELDKVNNSRCYSPEVDLIKMESVTEELMMEERKDDSTPDSLDTQEMEQHPPRTDGYTNSVRNNGGEVSSHSGGENGPRIRFPFPHRGRKFKDIFISFIRRGDAGRNNEEVTNHGDVTNHGDVTNHGDVTNHGDVTNHDEVTNHGQATNHDEPTNHGEPTNHDEPTNHDEPTNHGEESNGEVPFRSENRKDETHTGETNELSFEANSTNRKKPNTLYNNFLESLKHPSCRNVIDKVRTFIQKFPQNVSRDVAANRIHEFINETQPILLNCEIYKNVNTYQANVIIEGYEKFLLQKLHCYVYRMDPKDKDEDEKIYTKINCLQWIEMKHLEIAEGIQLDRLEQAQAELLRIQKMRAPNDKLIMILNCCRVVTSAVYAAKKNSRRKRGDPVVTQENTETTFESDALDSQRDKPEPDLANAELDEDELLPCADEVLPVLIYVIIKTNPPELISNIAYIQSFRHPNHFVSEEAYSFTQFCSGVEFIKELGKSTFLNMPEEEYRKKVSQAEQFYLDEVKESNKKLQEAAGKLTNFIKLSNEKKLCVNVINKIEALQLRYEREDTFNALTVSKLADIFDEYKQLVQLKNDILRDMQEHEQAVSAGDA, from the coding sequence ATGTACTCAAGGAGCTATTTGTGCGAAGACGATGAGTGGGGGATGAACGGGGGGGGCGAAGTACCTTTTCATGCCAGagggagagaaggaaaaggaaataaactTACACGTGAAGAGGGTGAAGTTATCCGTGGTGAAGTTATTCGTGGTGAAGTTAGCCGGGGTGAAGTTAGCCGGGGGGAAGTTATCCGTGGTGAAGTGAATGGCggagattttttttgtggctaTTTAGAAGGTACCCATGGGAAGGCGGCACAGTTGGATACCACTGGAAATGTATCTTCCGAATGTGAAGCCAAATTGGTAAGAGGCAATAGCAAAGAGAATCTTCCTCGGGGGGGAAATCACCACCACTCTAGGCGTTACGTTTCTGTACGACACACCTCTATCCAGGGTGGTACCTCAATGAGGTGTTCCACCGACAGGAATTCCTCAGGTAGCGCCCTGTGGTTCGACTCCAACGAGAGTGTTCCATCCcagggaggaaggaaaggaaaggagaaacagaaaggaaaagggattAACCAAGCAGTTGACAATGGACAACGTCTGAATCAGGTagatggaaaaatgaattcatCCTTCGATCTGTGGGAGAGTAGCAACTCTTTGGATCACCCCAACGGAGAAGTGCAACATCTGGAAGAAGACCATCTACTCAGAAGGAAGACCAACCTGTACAATTACAAGTTTAGcgatgaaggagaaattttcAGCCAAGGAGGTACCTTTGGTGATCTCAGCCAGTGTAGCGAACCCCCCAGTGGGGAaatcaaaaggaagaaggagaattCACATGTATGTATTAAACAGAAGTCGACGAAGGAAGTGTCCACAAGTGGAAGGAGAGGCCTCTCAAGTTCACatagaaatgaaggaaagaagattcCCTCCACTGGAAATCTGCACCATAGTAATAGTAGCATGGGTACCCACGAAAGCGGAAATGCGAGAGGATCAGTAAGCTCACTGAGGAATCACGAGGTGGACCATCCcacagaggaggaaaaaataacgcaaccaaaaaaagaaggtgcgAGTGTTAAGGGTACGAATAGATTAATGAGGTCTATATCCACCACCTTATCGGAGCGGTCGGGGGATCCGAACAGACAGAGTGGCGTTATCATGAGCAGGACCAGGGGTGATGGTTTGGGTGGCACTCGAAGATCGATCGCCGGTGTCGATTCGAAGGGGGACTCAGTAAAGGTAAAGAGCAAAAGGAACAACAACAAGAATAGAAGTGAGAAGAACAATAAGAAGAGGAATAACAAGCTGGTGTCCTCGTCGGatgaggggggaaatgttcTGGACACGACGGAGATCAGCGAGGAGAGTAAATTTTTCCACGAGATTAAGGAGTACCTGAATTATAAGAACAGGATGGGAATGCTAGACGGGGAGGATGCCATTGACACGGTTAAAGCGGATAACACGATTGACGTGGTTCCCGTGGTTGATTCGGTTGATGTGGTTGATTCGGTTGATGTGGATGATCCATCGTCGGAGGTACCAACCCAGAGAGGAGACAATAACCCCCTCCAGTGGAACATGCAGTTGAGGCGATCCGAAGGTGTGGCCAAACGGATAAATGTCTCTAGGAAGAAGCAACTCACCAGGAGATCATTCCCATCCGAGGAAAACGCAATATCCAAAGAGGGTAGCTATAGTAGCAGTGGTGATGGAGTGCCAAAGTGCAGTGCAAGGGAGAAACACACCGACCTCGTCTCTCACGAAGGAAGTGGAGGAGTAAAGTTTGTCTCACAAAAAGTGGTGAACATGCATcaaagggaagaggaagaaggaggtgGACACATCGCCAAAGAATGCATGGAAGGGAACGCGTGGGTGGCGTGCCCCTCCGAGGGATACACAAAGTTAACCCCAGGattggaaaaaaacgaacacgCCGAGGGGATGATGAACTTTtcggaggaggagaaggagaagaagatgcTGCACTCAGTGAATTATTTAGGAATCAAGGGAAAGGAACCAGTTGGAGGTGACCTTCCCCATGGTAGGATGGAGAAGAGCCACCCTTTGATCATTGATCTTGCATTGGCGGAGGAAACCGAGCGAAGTGAATGCAGGGAGGTAGCTGCAAGTACCCATGTCAGAGATGGAGATAAGCACTTCACAGAAATCAATGCGAATGACAAGCACCACGATGAAGAATTGGATAAGGTAAACAATAGTAGGTGCTACTCCCCGGAAGTAGACCTAATTAAAATGGAGAGCGTAACGGAGGAGTTGATGATGGAAGAGAGGAAGGACGACAGCACCCCAGATAGTCTCGACACACAAGAGATGGAGCAACACCCTCCTCGTACCGATGGATACACAAACAGTGTGAGGAACAACGGAGGCGAAGTCTCTTCCCATTCTGGAGGGGAAAACGGGCCGAGGATCAGATTCCCTTTTCCACATCGGGggagaaaatttaaagacattttcatttcgttCATTAGGAGGGGCGATGCGGGGAGGAATAACGAAGAGGTAACCAACCATGGTGATGTAACCAACCATGGTGATGTAACCAACCATGGTGATGTAACCAACCATGGTGATGTAACCAACCATGATGAGGTAACCAACCATGGTCAGGCAACCAATCATGATGAGCCAACCAACCATGGTGAGCCAACCAACCATGATGAGCCAACCAACCATGATGAGCCAACCAACCATGGTGAGGAGTCTAATGGAGAAGTACCCTTTAGGAGCGAAAATCGAAAGGATGAAACCCACACCGGAGAAACGAACGAGCTCTCCTTCGAAGCCAACTCAaccaacagaaaaaagcCCAACACACTATACAACAATTTTTTAGAAAGTTTGAAGCATCCCTCTTGTAGAAATGTGATAGACAAGGTAAGGACATTCATCCAGAAATTCCCCCAAAATGTTAGTAGAGATGTAGCAGCCAACAGAATCCATGAATTCATAAATGAGACGCAACCGATTCTACTAAATTGTGAAAtctacaaaaatgtaaacacaTACCAGGCAAATGTGATAATTGAGggatatgaaaaatttttactaCAGAAGTTGCACTGCTATGTATACAGAATGGATCCTAAGGACAAAGACGAAGACGAGAAAATATACACGAAAATTAATTGCCTGCAGTGGATAGAAATGAAACATTTGGAAATAGCCGAAGGAATTCAACTGGATAGACTGGAACAGGCACAAGCGGAACTTTTGCgcatacaaaaaatgagGGCTCCAAACGATAAGCTCATTATGATACTTAACTGTTGTCGCGTTGTTACATCTGCCGTTTACGCGGCGAAGAAAAACTCAAGGCGAAAGCGGGGCGATCCAGTCGTTACGCAGGAAAACACCGAAACGACCTTTGAAAGTGATGCACTGGATTCGCAGCGTGACAAACCTGAACCAGACCTTGCGAATGCTGAACTGGATGAGGATGAGCTTCTACCCTGCGCAGATGAAGTACTCCCCGTGCTCATCTACGTTATCATCAAGACCAACCCACCAGAACTAATTTCAAACATTGCTTACATCCAAAGCTTCAGGCATCCAAACCATTTCGTGTCGGAAGAAGCCTACTCCTTCACTCAGTTCTGCAGTGGCGTGGAGTTCATTAAGGAACTTGGAAAGTCTACTTTCCTAAACATGCCCGAAGAGgaatacagaaaaaaggtGTCCCAAGCTGAGCAGTTTTACCTGGACGAAGTTAAGGAGAGCAACAAGAAGCTACAAGAAGCGGCGGGCAAGCTCACCAACTTCATCAAGCTctcaaatgagaagaaattgTGTGTAAACGTTATTAACAAAATAGAGGCTCTGCAGTTACGTTACGAACGGGAGGATACCTTCAATGCACTGACCGTTTCCAAGTTGGCCGACATTTTCGACGAGTACAAGCAGCTCGTGCAGCTGAAGAATGATATTTTGCGGGACATGCAGGAGCACGAGCAGGCCGTCAGTGCAGGTGACGCATGA
- a CDS encoding ubiquitin, putative, with the protein MVGRGVCWNATICLCCIVLVFLCSGVKLSRYQYGRCSKRSCLMDMSISGMARRLRKEENEPIKTSINEDNCSSVGKQDKISSQDNPAGRCTTANRWSILINCYDQWDAFRNRFFLTVDENECVRDIKEQIERIHGIPSCIQQILYQGKSLADDVMIKKLTKGIKIHLLNLTLMTMLPHIFSSREENLTNEWEKKKKKKKKKKKLEQKIKYVSYLVLLEEYKNLLNHLEKNNYVVCEEDIANSFSAFDKGFPKMVQAKGINLDKIKKEIEELQHVDRKKPLLRLGVDFPLMSNQIVDRFKELVNFYYLGDIKSVVKFSLFFFILYKYANYPPYVKRFFLYLSICFILAPWKAVYMLFHFSFFFVPRGMLFSGLTNILSASYQQILMCQ; encoded by the exons ATGGTTGGAAGGGGTGTGTGCTGGAACGCCACGATCTGCCTGTGTTGCATCGTTCTAGTGTTCTTATGCAGTGGTGTCAAACTGAGCAGGTACCAATACGGTAGGTGTTCGAAGAGGAGTTGTCTCATGGATATGTCGATCAGTGGGATGGCGCGGAGGCTACGAAAGGAGGAGAACGAGCCAATTAAGACGAGCATCAACGAAGATAACTGTAGCTCCGTAGGTAAACAAGACAAAATTTCTAGTCAGGACAACCCCGCAGGTAGGTGCACCACCGCCAATCGCTGGAGCATCCTAATCAACTGTTACGACCAGTGGGACGCCTTCCGAAACAGATTCTTCCTGACAGTAGACGAAAATGAGTGTGTGCGAGACATTAAGGAACAGATCGAACGGATCCACGGAATACCTTCATGCATCCAACAAATTTTGTATCAAGGAAAATCGCTAGCTGATGAtgtgatgataaaaaaattaacaaaaggCATAAAAATTCatcttttaaatttaacCCTGATGACTATGTTGCcgcatattttttcctcccgtgaagaaaatttaaccaatgaatgggaaaaaaaaaaaaaaaaaaaaaaaaaaaaaaaaaaattggaacagAAAATCAAGTATGTTAGCTATCTAGTTCTCCTtgaagaatataaaaatctGTTAAaccatttggagaaaaataattatgtcGTTTGTGAGGAAGACATTGCTAACTCCTTCAGTGCATTCGATAAAGGATTTCCCAAAATGGTACAAGCTAAAGGGATCAACTtggataaaataaagaaagaaatagaGGAACTACAACACGTGGATAGGAAAAAGCCACTACTCCGTTTGGGGGTAGACTTTCCACTAATGAGTAATCAGATAGTCGATAGATTCAAGGAGCTTGTCAACTTCTACTACTTAGGTGACATAAAGTCGGTTGttaaattttctctttttttttttatcctctaCAAGTATGCTAACTACCCTCCTTATGTAAAGCGTTTCTTCCTCTACCTGTCCATTTGTTTCATCTTGGCTCCGTGGAAGGCGGTCTATATGctcttccacttttccttttttttcgttcctcgGGGGATGCTCTTTTCGG GTCTGACGAACATCCTGTCCGCCTCCTATCAGCAGATCCTCATGTGTCAGTAA
- a CDS encoding eukaryotic translation initiation factor 3 subunit G, putative, which translates to MIQAERKNWVDIDVEDEESQNENENKQKWEDIDAEDDLESNKKLSYFTNYENGIKVVTKYSENLKKQTVKVTKKIKEVVIKKKLNKEINNRLNLKNFNIDTCSSVIVEPTDVVNIEVPKNNLLDFLKGTEYDYLFTEQADKTAKDLKNRFKIFKDEDVEEVKPEDPNKLGAKREMLFYRSHETQNKECTVRVTNLSEEVNESELSNLFGRVGQISRMFLAKHKETQNSKGFAFITYSNREEAKRAIEKLNRHGFENLLLSVEWAKPSNR; encoded by the exons ATGATACAAGCAG agaggaaaaactggGTGGACATCGACGTAGAAGATGAAGAGTCGcagaatgaaaatgaaaaca aacAGAAATGGGAAGACATAGACGCAGAGGACGACCTGGAAAGTAACAAGAAGTTGTCCTACTTTACCAATTACGAAAATGGGATCAAGGTCGTCACGAAGTATTCGGAGAATCTGAAGAAGCAAACGGTGAAG GTTaccaagaaaataaaagaagtggtgatcaaaaaaaaactaaacaaGGAAATCAACAACAGACTCAACTTGAAGAACTTTAACATCGACACC TGTAGCTCCGTCATTGTCGAACCGACAGATGTTGTAAACATTGAAGTACCCAAGAACAACCTCCTCGATTTCCTCAAGGGAACAGAGTACGACTACCTGTTTACGGAGCAGGCCGACAAGACTGCGAAGGACTTGAAGAACagatttaaaatatttaaggATGAAGATGTGGAG GAAGTTAAACCGGAGGATCCCAACAAATTGGGCGCCAAGAGAGAAATGCTATTCTATCGATCACAT GAGACCCAAAACAAGGAGTGCACTGTTCGTGTGACAAACTTAAGCGAAGAAGTCAACGAAAGCGAGCTGTCCAACCTCTTTGGACGCGTTGGGCAAATATCCAGGATGTTCCTGGCCAAGCATAA GGAAACGCAAAATTCGAAGGGATTTGCCTTCATCACTTATTCCAATAGGGAAGAAGCAAAGAGGGCCATCGAGAAGTTGAACAGGCACGGATTTGAAAACCTGTTGCTAAGC GTGGAATGGGCCAAGCCGTCCAACCGATGA